The Flavobacterium piscisymbiosum genome includes a region encoding these proteins:
- a CDS encoding oligosaccharide flippase family protein, with protein MEPLFYIIVIKNIFLSFGINFINFLFPVILIPFYIQVFGITNYGLIAISLALINYISVINDYSWNALGPIKIGKLQYNSTAISHYISTVINTKLLLTIPSFLLLFLLVHLYNDISNNSLLFASLFVMLFSRTQNAHWIFIGLNKVNIYFIINSIFKIACLLTILLFVKSKNSFQILFFILGVFDSLIFIVSYFYLAIKENFTYSRTSFKEIYSELQYGFKMFLTNLTICSILNSGTLILGVFFESKVVGMYSVAEKVIMLGKHCIGVLFQGVFPKICKIGVSSLLELNKNLRLIFKSYLVLFSVGTIILILFSEQIISVLSSVYILESSRYLILLSPIPLIASLNQSAYMSLLLHEKKNIYFSGYFIGLVINIILSFLLSFLFKVEGMIATLIITELFITLYLNYKVQSNKDLNFFSK; from the coding sequence ATGGAGCCTTTATTTTACATAATTGTGATTAAAAATATTTTTTTAAGCTTCGGAATTAATTTTATTAATTTTTTATTTCCTGTAATTTTAATTCCATTTTACATTCAGGTATTTGGAATTACTAACTATGGCTTAATTGCTATTTCACTAGCTTTAATTAATTACATTTCTGTTATTAATGATTATTCCTGGAATGCTCTTGGACCTATTAAAATAGGCAAGTTACAATATAATTCTACAGCCATTAGTCATTATATTTCTACAGTAATAAACACTAAGTTGTTACTAACTATTCCTTCTTTTTTGCTTCTTTTTTTACTTGTACACTTATACAATGATATTAGTAATAATTCTTTGCTATTTGCTTCTCTTTTTGTTATGCTATTTTCACGTACACAAAATGCGCATTGGATTTTTATTGGTTTAAATAAAGTAAATATCTATTTTATTATTAATTCAATATTCAAAATAGCTTGTTTGTTAACAATATTATTGTTTGTAAAAAGCAAAAATTCTTTTCAGATTTTATTTTTTATACTTGGCGTATTTGATAGTCTGATTTTTATTGTTTCCTATTTCTATCTAGCCATAAAAGAAAATTTTACTTATTCACGAACTTCATTCAAAGAGATTTATTCAGAATTACAATATGGTTTTAAAATGTTTCTAACCAATTTAACAATTTGTTCTATATTAAACTCTGGTACTTTGATTTTAGGTGTGTTTTTTGAATCTAAAGTTGTAGGTATGTACAGTGTTGCTGAGAAAGTTATTATGTTAGGAAAACATTGTATAGGTGTTTTATTTCAAGGTGTGTTCCCTAAAATATGCAAAATTGGTGTTTCATCTCTATTAGAATTAAACAAAAATTTACGATTAATTTTCAAATCCTATTTAGTACTTTTTTCTGTCGGGACAATAATTCTAATTCTTTTTTCAGAGCAAATTATCTCAGTCTTAAGTAGCGTTTACATCTTAGAATCAAGTAGATATTTAATTTTACTTTCGCCAATTCCTTTAATTGCTTCTTTAAATCAATCTGCATACATGTCTTTACTTTTACATGAAAAGAAAAACATTTACTTTTCTGGTTATTTTATAGGATTAGTTATAAATATTATACTTTCGTTTCTTTTATCTTTTTTGTTTAAAGTTGAAGGAATGATTGCAACCCTCATAATAACCGAATTATTTATTACTTTGTATCTTAATTATAAAGTTCAAAGTAACAAAGATTTAAATTTCTTTAGTAAATGA
- a CDS encoding glycosyltransferase family 4 protein, which produces MKLVIDVRMINASGIGTYLKNILPEIIIAFDEVVVMGNKKEILEFEWSKQVDIIQFNSKIYSIKEQFLYPFIIPKCDVFWCPHFNFPILPVRATKKTVTIHDVNHLTGVSPISKIKKQYAYLLFKNAVRKADIIFTVSEFSKTELIKYTSAKSEKIKVVYCGINSSLFEEEKNNENLKLPQDYILYVGNIKPHKNLIVLLKAYNTFSNEFKSQFKLLIVGKKEGFITKDNSIDTYIKKNNLEKFLIFSGYVSDSDLPFYYQKASLFVFPSLYEGFGLPILEALAAKTLVISSNAASLQEIGGDAVIYFNPRNAAELSKKIKECLESKVIDEAKKQKRRIQLDKFTWEKSIKNHLEGFGKILNLPNTQ; this is translated from the coding sequence ATGAAATTGGTCATTGATGTTCGTATGATAAATGCTTCTGGTATTGGTACATATTTAAAAAATATATTACCAGAAATAATCATTGCATTTGATGAGGTTGTTGTAATGGGAAACAAAAAAGAGATTTTAGAATTTGAGTGGAGTAAACAAGTCGATATTATTCAATTTAATTCTAAAATTTATTCAATAAAAGAGCAATTTTTATATCCATTTATTATTCCGAAATGTGATGTTTTTTGGTGTCCACATTTTAATTTTCCTATTTTACCAGTTCGTGCCACAAAAAAAACAGTAACCATTCATGATGTAAATCATTTAACTGGAGTTTCTCCTATTTCAAAAATTAAAAAACAGTATGCTTATTTGTTGTTTAAAAATGCCGTTAGAAAAGCAGATATAATTTTCACAGTTTCAGAATTTTCAAAAACGGAGCTTATAAAATATACATCTGCGAAGTCAGAAAAAATTAAAGTAGTTTATTGCGGTATAAATTCTTCTTTATTCGAGGAAGAAAAAAATAATGAAAATTTGAAACTTCCCCAAGATTATATTTTATACGTTGGAAATATAAAGCCTCATAAAAATTTAATTGTACTATTAAAAGCATATAATACTTTTTCGAACGAATTTAAATCTCAATTTAAACTTTTAATTGTTGGTAAAAAAGAAGGTTTTATTACAAAGGACAATTCAATTGATACTTATATCAAAAAAAATAATTTAGAAAAATTTTTAATATTTTCAGGATACGTAAGTGATTCTGATTTACCTTTTTATTATCAAAAAGCTTCTTTGTTTGTGTTTCCGTCTCTATATGAAGGTTTTGGATTACCAATTTTAGAAGCATTAGCTGCAAAAACATTAGTGATTAGTTCTAATGCTGCAAGTTTGCAAGAAATAGGCGGAGATGCTGTTATTTACTTCAATCCAAGAAATGCTGCCGAATTATCTAAAAAAATAAAAGAATGTTTAGAAAGTAAAGTAATTGATGAAGCAAAAAAACAAAAAAGAAGAATCCAACTGGATAAATTTACTTGGGAAAAATCTATTAAAAATCATTTAGAAGGATTTGGTAAAATTCTAAATTTGCCCAATACACAATGA
- a CDS encoding glycosyltransferase, whose amino-acid sequence MKKALISDWYYVNGGAEKVIHSINSIWDDFDHFALIDFLNDEDRAYILNGKKANTSFIQKLPTAKQNHRKFLQLFPIAIEQFDLSNYELIISSSSAVAKGVKTRKDQLHICYCHSPMRYAWDLQDQYLKDSGLDKGLKGFYAKYVLNKIRKWDVQNSENVNYFIANSNHIAQRIKKIYNRESTVIYPPVDIDFFTLEEQKEDYYFTASRLVSYKKTQLIVEAFNELPHLKLIVAGNGPEFEKLQKIAKSNIEFVGFVDVLSLKKYMQKAKGFVFAAEEDFGIIPVEAQACGTPVIAFGKGGTLETIVENKTGIFFQEQTSQNIKEAVIRFEKIQFDPKTIQEHAMKFSKQRFENEMKAFVEEKFKIFKAL is encoded by the coding sequence ATGAAAAAAGCCCTAATTAGCGATTGGTATTATGTAAATGGAGGTGCTGAGAAAGTCATTCATTCTATAAATTCTATTTGGGATGATTTTGATCATTTTGCATTAATCGATTTTTTGAATGATGAAGATCGGGCCTATATTTTAAACGGTAAAAAAGCTAATACAAGTTTCATTCAAAAACTACCAACCGCAAAGCAAAATCATAGAAAGTTTTTGCAATTATTTCCAATTGCAATTGAACAATTTGATCTAAGCAATTACGAATTAATTATTAGTTCTTCATCTGCAGTAGCAAAAGGAGTTAAAACACGAAAAGATCAATTACATATTTGTTACTGTCATTCTCCAATGCGATATGCCTGGGATTTGCAGGATCAATATCTAAAAGATTCGGGATTAGATAAAGGTTTAAAGGGATTTTACGCAAAATATGTTTTAAATAAAATCAGAAAATGGGATGTTCAAAATTCAGAAAATGTCAATTATTTTATTGCTAATTCCAATCATATCGCCCAAAGAATCAAGAAAATTTACAATCGTGAATCAACGGTTATTTACCCTCCCGTTGATATTGATTTTTTTACTTTAGAAGAACAAAAAGAAGATTATTACTTCACTGCCTCTCGATTAGTCTCATATAAAAAAACACAACTAATTGTCGAAGCTTTTAATGAATTACCCCACTTAAAGCTGATTGTTGCCGGAAATGGACCCGAATTTGAAAAACTTCAAAAAATAGCCAAAAGCAATATAGAATTTGTTGGTTTTGTAGACGTTTTAAGCTTAAAGAAATACATGCAAAAAGCCAAAGGATTTGTCTTTGCTGCCGAAGAAGATTTCGGCATTATTCCTGTCGAAGCGCAAGCCTGCGGAACACCGGTTATTGCCTTTGGAAAAGGAGGAACTTTAGAAACCATTGTTGAAAACAAGACCGGCATTTTTTTTCAGGAACAAACCTCTCAAAATATAAAAGAAGCTGTAATAAGATTCGAAAAGATACAATTTGATCCAAAAACAATTCAGGAGCATGCTATGAAATTTTCGAAGCAACGTTTTGAAAATGAAATGAAAGCTTTTGTGGAAGAAAAATTTAAAATTTTTAAAGCATTATAA
- a CDS encoding UDP-glucuronic acid decarboxylase family protein, with protein sequence MKRILITGAAGFLGSHLCDRFIKEGYYVIGMDNLITGDLKNIEHLFKLEHFEFYHHDITKFVHVPGDLDYILHFASPASPIDYLKIPIQTLKVGSLGTHNLLGLARVKNARILIASTSEVYGDPLVHPQTEEYYGNVNTIGPRGVYDEAKRFQESITMAYHTFHGVETRIVRIFNTYGPRMRLNDGRVIPAFIGQALRGEDLTIFGDGMQTRSFCYVDDQVEGIFRLLHSDYVYPVNIGNPDEITIKDFAEEIIKLTGTNQKVVYHPLPINDPLQRQPDTTKAKELLGWEAKVSRSEGMKITYDYFRSLSKEELSKEEHKDFSSYIK encoded by the coding sequence ATGAAAAGAATACTTATTACCGGAGCTGCAGGATTTTTAGGATCGCATTTGTGTGATCGTTTTATCAAAGAAGGATATTATGTTATCGGGATGGATAATCTGATTACGGGAGATCTTAAAAACATAGAACATTTATTTAAGTTAGAACATTTTGAGTTTTACCATCATGATATCACCAAGTTTGTTCATGTTCCTGGTGATTTAGATTATATTTTACATTTTGCTTCACCGGCAAGCCCGATCGATTATTTAAAAATTCCAATTCAGACTCTTAAAGTAGGATCTTTAGGAACACATAATTTGTTAGGGTTAGCGAGAGTTAAAAATGCCAGAATTTTGATAGCTTCAACATCCGAGGTTTACGGAGATCCATTGGTTCACCCACAAACCGAAGAATATTACGGAAACGTAAACACAATAGGACCGCGTGGTGTTTATGACGAAGCAAAACGTTTTCAGGAATCCATAACAATGGCGTATCATACTTTTCATGGAGTAGAAACCAGAATCGTGCGTATTTTTAATACTTACGGACCAAGAATGCGCTTAAACGACGGACGTGTAATTCCGGCTTTTATTGGTCAGGCTTTACGCGGAGAAGATTTAACAATTTTTGGAGACGGAATGCAAACACGTTCTTTTTGTTATGTAGATGATCAGGTCGAAGGTATTTTCAGGCTATTACATTCAGATTATGTATATCCGGTAAATATTGGAAATCCGGATGAAATCACCATTAAAGATTTTGCAGAAGAGATCATTAAACTAACAGGAACGAACCAAAAGGTAGTCTATCATCCATTACCGATAAACGATCCGTTACAACGCCAGCCAGATACCACAAAAGCAAAAGAGTTGTTAGGTTGGGAAGCAAAAGTGAGTCGCTCTGAAGGAATGAAAATTACATATGATTATTTCAGGTCACTTTCAAAAGAAGAACTTTCAAAAGAAGAACACAAAGATTTTTCGAGTTATATAAAATAA
- a CDS encoding glycosyltransferase family 4 protein gives MKDILIISNYYPPEKGAAANRIEQLALKLNKNGYEVSVISPLPNYPKGELFPEYKGKFSVTEKVQNITLKRLWIYPSNSSNIFKRIVSTLSFSSTLFFYLLFVKTPQKVIVQSPPLLLSFVSVFTLWLKRKTIILNVSDLWPTAAIELEVLKKNSISHKILLFIERFIYKKAAHIFGQSNEIIAHIHSIFPEKKYFLYRNYPDHFVEDFPEEKENSGEPIKLFYAGLLGVAQGVFELIQQLNLENLDIELHIFGDGAEKTQIVNYLNQNPNKKIIFHGMLERNVLHEKLKDLDIALVPLKTRIYGSVPSKIFEYSALGFPVFYFGGGEGENIVEENNLGWVVPVEDFQQLNSTLIQISKLGKGEIQKMKKDIFLHAKENFNLDRQMKELIENNAF, from the coding sequence ATGAAGGACATTTTAATCATATCCAATTATTATCCGCCCGAAAAAGGTGCTGCAGCCAATAGAATTGAACAACTGGCCTTGAAATTAAATAAAAACGGATATGAAGTTTCGGTGATTTCTCCGTTGCCCAATTATCCAAAAGGAGAGTTATTTCCGGAATATAAAGGCAAATTCTCTGTTACCGAAAAGGTTCAGAATATTACACTAAAACGCCTTTGGATTTACCCGAGTAATAGTTCGAATATTTTTAAACGAATTGTTTCGACGCTTTCGTTTTCATCCACTTTGTTTTTCTATTTATTATTTGTCAAAACGCCCCAAAAAGTAATTGTGCAATCGCCTCCATTATTGCTTTCTTTTGTTTCTGTTTTTACACTTTGGCTCAAACGAAAAACAATAATTCTAAATGTTTCAGACCTTTGGCCAACAGCTGCCATTGAACTTGAAGTGTTAAAGAAAAATAGTATTTCGCATAAAATTTTACTTTTTATAGAACGTTTTATCTATAAAAAAGCAGCGCATATTTTTGGTCAGTCTAATGAAATTATTGCACATATTCATTCGATTTTTCCTGAAAAGAAATACTTTTTGTATCGCAATTATCCAGATCATTTTGTGGAAGATTTTCCGGAAGAAAAAGAAAACTCCGGCGAACCAATAAAACTATTTTACGCAGGATTATTGGGCGTTGCGCAAGGCGTTTTTGAACTTATTCAACAATTGAATTTAGAGAATCTAGATATTGAACTGCATATTTTTGGAGATGGTGCCGAGAAAACTCAAATTGTGAATTATCTCAATCAAAATCCAAATAAAAAAATTATATTTCACGGCATGTTGGAACGTAATGTTCTGCATGAGAAATTGAAGGATTTAGATATTGCTCTTGTTCCGCTTAAAACGAGAATTTACGGTTCTGTGCCTTCAAAAATATTCGAATATAGTGCTTTGGGTTTTCCTGTTTTTTATTTTGGAGGAGGTGAAGGTGAAAATATTGTCGAGGAAAATAATTTGGGTTGGGTTGTTCCTGTAGAAGATTTTCAGCAATTAAATTCAACTTTAATACAAATTTCAAAATTAGGTAAAGGTGAAATTCAAAAAATGAAAAAAGATATTTTTCTTCATGCAAAAGAAAACTTTAACCTTGATCGACAAATGAAAGAATTAATCGAAAATAATGCTTTTTAA
- the wecB gene encoding non-hydrolyzing UDP-N-acetylglucosamine 2-epimerase, with the protein MKITIIAGARPNFIKIAPIINAIKNKQNQGFDVSFRLVHTGQHYDKNLSDTFFEELNIPKPNVNLEVKSGSQAEQTAAIMIAFEKELLQNPCDLVLVVGDVNSTMACSIVAKKCNTKVAHVEAGIRSGDLTMPEEINRMLTDSITDYFFTTSTSASENLLKLGSNPENVHFVGNVMIDTLYQNIDRIAAPDFWQEHQLNEKNYIILTLHRPGNVDEVSSLIELLHGIDTLVDNKKILFPIHPRTQAILGESEIKFKNIIFVAPQGYLNFMYLIKNSFAVITDSGGISEETTVLGIPCFTMRNNTERPETETIGSNTIVGTSLENLQNVFGEFLKNGARKSGIPELWDGKASERIISILLDKK; encoded by the coding sequence ATGAAAATCACCATAATCGCGGGTGCGAGACCTAATTTTATAAAAATTGCCCCCATTATTAATGCTATAAAAAACAAGCAAAATCAAGGTTTTGATGTTTCATTTCGATTGGTTCACACGGGTCAGCATTATGATAAAAACCTCAGCGATACTTTTTTTGAAGAATTAAATATTCCGAAGCCAAACGTAAATCTCGAAGTAAAAAGTGGTTCTCAAGCCGAACAAACTGCTGCGATCATGATTGCCTTTGAGAAAGAACTGCTTCAAAATCCTTGTGATTTGGTTTTGGTTGTTGGCGATGTCAATTCGACTATGGCGTGTTCGATTGTGGCCAAAAAATGTAACACAAAAGTAGCGCATGTCGAAGCCGGAATACGTTCAGGCGATTTAACAATGCCTGAAGAAATCAATAGAATGCTAACGGATAGTATTACCGATTACTTTTTTACCACCTCAACTTCGGCTTCAGAAAATTTACTGAAATTAGGTTCAAATCCTGAAAACGTACATTTTGTGGGAAATGTGATGATCGATACTTTATACCAAAATATCGATAGAATTGCTGCACCAGATTTTTGGCAAGAACATCAATTAAACGAAAAAAATTATATTATTCTAACCTTACATCGTCCCGGAAATGTTGACGAAGTTTCTTCTTTGATCGAGCTTCTGCACGGAATCGATACTTTGGTTGACAACAAAAAAATACTGTTTCCGATTCATCCGAGAACTCAGGCAATTTTAGGCGAAAGCGAAATTAAATTCAAAAACATCATTTTTGTTGCTCCTCAAGGTTATTTAAATTTCATGTATTTAATCAAAAATAGTTTTGCTGTTATTACAGATAGTGGAGGAATCTCTGAAGAAACAACTGTTCTTGGAATTCCTTGTTTTACCATGCGAAATAATACCGAACGCCCTGAAACAGAAACTATAGGATCGAATACTATTGTGGGAACCTCTTTAGAAAATTTACAGAACGTATTTGGTGAGTTCCTGAAAAATGGTGCAAGAAAAAGTGGTATTCCGGAATTATGGGACGGAAAAGCATCTGAAAGAATTATTTCAATTTTATTGGATAAAAAATAA
- a CDS encoding ORF6N domain-containing protein — protein sequence MDDQSLLSEETISDKIYFIRGQKVMLDRDLASLYEVETKRLNEQVKRNLSRFPEDFMFQLTEIEYNSSRSQIATLKNARGSNLKYLPFAFTEHGILMLSSILKSDKAIQTNIQIMRIFTKVRQMLLDTTEIKVDILQIQKKLENHDKNIELVFSYLDELTEKKKDENERVKIGYKK from the coding sequence ATGGACGACCAATCTTTACTTTCTGAAGAAACTATTTCAGACAAAATATATTTTATACGTGGCCAAAAAGTGATGCTTGATCGTGATTTGGCTTCACTTTATGAAGTTGAAACTAAAAGGTTAAATGAACAAGTAAAAAGAAATTTATCGCGTTTTCCAGAAGATTTTATGTTTCAACTAACTGAAATTGAGTATAATTCTTCAAGGTCGCAAATTGCGACCTTGAAGAATGCTAGAGGATCAAACCTAAAATATTTACCTTTTGCGTTTACTGAACATGGCATTTTAATGTTATCGAGCATTCTAAAAAGTGATAAAGCAATTCAAACCAATATTCAAATTATGCGAATTTTCACAAAAGTGAGACAAATGCTTTTGGATACAACAGAAATTAAAGTTGATATTCTTCAGATTCAAAAGAAGTTAGAGAATCACGATAAGAATATTGAACTAGTTTTTTCTTATTTAGATGAATTGACTGAAAAGAAAAAAGATGAAAATGAAAGAGTGAAAATTGGATATAAAAAATAG
- a CDS encoding phenylacetate--CoA ligase family protein: MISIFDISLKLNGFPIKKAKAELNEIVNLSQEEYAVFLENKKEEIVDFHLQNNSFYANLVGNKTDLKWEDLPILNKQNLQKPLEERLSKGYSRKNIYVNKTSGSSGTPFVFAKDKYCHALTWTSIFMRFGWYKIDFNHSYQARFYGIPMDFIGYKKERFKDFLTHRFRFPVFDLSDEILEQFLQKFKTKKFDYINGYTSSIVLFAKYLEQKNILLNEICPTLKACFVTSEMLFQSDKKLLEKQFGIPIINEYGASELDLIAFENPNGEWQINAETLFVEILDENNKVLPYGEEGQIVITSLFNKAHPFIRYEIGDIGILDEKSTPQKPILKKLIGRTNDIAILPSGKKSPGLTFYYVTKSIVEDDGNVKEFIIKQTQLDRFEIEYVSDKALDNGQIQKIEKAISLYLESNLNFSFTRKTVLERSKSGKLKQFKSYL, translated from the coding sequence ATGATTTCTATTTTTGATATTTCGCTCAAATTAAATGGTTTTCCTATAAAGAAAGCCAAAGCTGAATTGAATGAAATCGTGAATTTATCTCAAGAAGAATATGCTGTTTTTCTTGAGAATAAAAAAGAAGAAATTGTTGATTTTCATCTTCAAAACAACTCATTTTATGCCAATTTAGTTGGGAATAAAACGGATTTGAAATGGGAAGACTTACCTATTCTGAACAAACAAAATCTACAAAAACCTCTTGAAGAAAGACTGTCAAAAGGCTACTCGCGGAAAAATATTTATGTCAACAAAACGTCCGGATCCAGCGGAACTCCGTTTGTTTTTGCCAAAGATAAGTATTGTCATGCCTTGACCTGGACTTCGATTTTTATGCGTTTTGGCTGGTATAAAATAGATTTTAATCATTCGTATCAGGCTCGTTTTTATGGTATTCCTATGGATTTTATTGGATACAAAAAAGAACGTTTTAAAGATTTTTTAACGCATCGTTTTCGTTTTCCGGTTTTCGATTTATCTGATGAAATTCTGGAGCAATTCCTTCAAAAATTTAAAACTAAAAAATTCGATTATATTAATGGCTATACAAGTTCGATTGTTTTATTTGCTAAATATTTAGAACAGAAAAACATTCTTTTAAATGAAATTTGTCCCACTTTGAAAGCTTGTTTTGTGACATCTGAAATGCTTTTTCAATCGGATAAAAAATTGTTAGAAAAGCAATTCGGAATTCCGATTATCAATGAATACGGCGCTTCGGAACTCGATTTGATAGCTTTTGAAAATCCAAATGGAGAATGGCAAATCAATGCAGAAACACTTTTTGTCGAAATTTTAGATGAAAATAATAAAGTGCTCCCTTACGGGGAAGAAGGCCAGATTGTGATTACTTCTCTTTTCAATAAAGCGCATCCGTTTATAAGATATGAAATTGGCGATATTGGTATTTTAGACGAAAAAAGTACTCCTCAAAAGCCAATCTTAAAAAAACTAATTGGCAGAACTAATGATATTGCAATTCTCCCAAGTGGAAAAAAATCGCCTGGATTAACCTTTTATTACGTTACCAAAAGCATTGTTGAAGATGACGGAAATGTAAAAGAATTTATTATTAAACAAACGCAATTAGATCGCTTTGAAATTGAATATGTTTCTGATAAAGCATTAGATAATGGCCAAATTCAAAAAATAGAAAAGGCTATTTCTTTATATTTAGAATCTAATTTAAACTTTAGTTTTACCCGAAAAACAGTTCTAGAAAGAAGTAAAAGTGGAAAGCTAAAACAATTCAAGTCTTATTTATAA
- a CDS encoding HigA family addiction module antitoxin yields the protein MEKLKNIHPGEILSEEFLIPLNITPYRLSKDLKIPQTRISEIIKGNRRITADTALRLSQYFGNSAKFWLGLQDDFDIEEEESNKSDELKSIKRYDLKEAV from the coding sequence ATGGAAAAATTAAAAAACATACATCCCGGAGAAATTTTATCGGAAGAATTTTTAATTCCGTTAAATATTACACCTTATCGTTTATCTAAAGATTTGAAAATTCCGCAAACCAGAATTTCTGAAATCATTAAGGGAAACCGCAGAATTACTGCTGATACCGCTTTGCGATTAAGCCAATATTTTGGAAATTCAGCTAAATTTTGGTTGGGACTTCAGGACGATTTTGATATTGAAGAAGAAGAATCAAATAAAAGCGACGAACTAAAATCGATTAAACGTTACGATTTAAAAGAAGCTGTTTAA
- a CDS encoding type II toxin-antitoxin system RelE/ParE family toxin, with protein MIISFGSKETEKIWNGIVVKKPSIEIQQIGRRKLRMLHNSQNLTDLRIPPSNCLEKLAGNLKDFYSIRINNQWRIIFIWENGNALNVEIVAYH; from the coding sequence ATGATAATCTCATTTGGATCTAAAGAAACTGAAAAAATTTGGAATGGTATTGTGGTCAAAAAACCTTCGATTGAGATACAGCAAATTGGCAGAAGAAAACTCAGAATGCTGCATAACTCTCAAAATTTAACCGATTTGAGAATTCCGCCTTCTAATTGTTTAGAAAAATTAGCAGGCAATTTAAAAGATTTTTACAGCATTAGAATTAATAATCAATGGCGAATAATTTTTATTTGGGAAAATGGAAATGCGTTAAATGTAGAAATTGTCGCTTATCATTAA
- the purD gene encoding phosphoribosylamine--glycine ligase — protein sequence MTILLLGSGGREHAFAWKMIQSPLCEKLFVAPGNAGTAAIATNVAMSPTDFDAIKAFVIQENVKMVVVGPEDPLVKGIYDYFKNDESLQHIPVIGPSKLGAQLEGSKEFAKEFLMKHNIPTAAYDSFTAETVEKGCDFLETLQPPYVLKADGLAAGKGVLIIQDLEEAKTELRNMLVHEKFGAASSKVVIEEFLDGIELSCFVLTDGKSYKILPTAKDYKRIGEGDTGLNTGGMGAVSPVPYVDAVLMEKIETRIVKPTIEGFQKDGIEYKGFVFIGLINVKNEPIVIEYNVRMGDPETEVVVPRLKSDLVALFQSVADQKLDTFELEVDPRSATTIMVVSGGYPEDFEKGKVITGLENITDSIVFHAGTKLDGNNVVSNGGRVLTVTSYGDDFQQAIKKSYQNIDKLNFDKMYFRKDIGFDLL from the coding sequence ATGACAATTTTACTATTGGGATCAGGCGGAAGAGAACATGCTTTTGCGTGGAAAATGATTCAGAGTCCGCTTTGCGAAAAACTTTTTGTTGCACCAGGAAATGCGGGAACGGCAGCAATTGCTACAAACGTTGCAATGTCTCCAACCGATTTTGATGCCATAAAAGCATTTGTAATTCAGGAAAATGTAAAAATGGTGGTCGTAGGGCCAGAAGATCCTTTGGTAAAAGGGATTTACGATTATTTTAAAAACGACGAAAGTTTACAGCATATTCCGGTTATCGGACCATCAAAATTAGGAGCTCAACTTGAAGGAAGTAAAGAGTTTGCTAAAGAATTCCTGATGAAACACAACATCCCGACAGCTGCTTACGACAGTTTTACTGCCGAAACAGTTGAAAAAGGATGTGATTTTTTAGAAACATTACAACCTCCGTACGTTTTAAAAGCTGATGGATTAGCTGCTGGAAAAGGAGTTTTAATCATTCAGGATCTTGAAGAAGCGAAAACCGAATTGAGAAACATGTTGGTTCACGAAAAATTTGGAGCAGCAAGTTCAAAAGTAGTTATCGAAGAATTCCTGGACGGAATAGAATTAAGCTGTTTTGTTTTAACTGACGGAAAAAGCTATAAAATTCTTCCAACAGCGAAAGATTATAAACGAATTGGAGAAGGAGATACAGGATTAAATACAGGCGGAATGGGAGCAGTTTCTCCGGTTCCTTACGTTGACGCTGTTTTGATGGAAAAAATCGAAACTCGTATTGTAAAACCAACAATCGAAGGATTCCAGAAAGACGGAATCGAATATAAAGGTTTTGTATTTATTGGTTTAATCAATGTAAAAAACGAGCCAATCGTTATTGAATACAACGTGAGAATGGGAGATCCTGAAACTGAAGTTGTAGTACCAAGATTAAAATCTGATTTAGTTGCGTTGTTCCAATCGGTAGCAGATCAAAAGTTAGATACTTTCGAGTTAGAAGTAGATCCAAGAAGTGCAACTACAATTATGGTAGTTTCCGGAGGATATCCTGAAGATTTCGAAAAAGGAAAAGTAATTACAGGTTTAGAAAATATTACCGATTCGATAGTTTTTCACGCGGGAACAAAATTAGATGGCAATAATGTCGTTAGTAATGGAGGACGTGTATTGACAGTAACATCATACGGAGACGATTTTCAACAGGCCATAAAAAAATCTTACCAAAATATAGATAAACTAAATTTTGATAAGATGTATTTTAGAAAAGATATTGGCTTCGACTTACTTTAA